A region from the Microcoleus sp. FACHB-672 genome encodes:
- a CDS encoding chemotaxis protein CheW: protein MNVSVSAGSYPNGSAGFHHTAPTQQFLLFGQEGSLFAVELITVREVLCLNDQSISPIPNALPFVLGLTNLRGEILAVGDFGRLIGAEPVDTQHSHSRILVIEAPEPQDVSLRVMRMGLAVSQVEGVLSLNTEEIVSAVEVSEELAPLLKGLYDSEGRLVMILDVEAIAQSDRW, encoded by the coding sequence ATGAATGTATCTGTTTCTGCCGGCTCTTATCCAAACGGATCTGCAGGTTTTCACCACACTGCCCCTACACAGCAGTTCCTGCTTTTTGGGCAAGAAGGAAGTCTTTTCGCTGTTGAGCTAATCACCGTTCGAGAAGTGCTTTGCCTGAATGATCAGTCGATTTCACCGATTCCTAACGCCCTCCCCTTTGTCTTAGGATTAACCAACTTGCGGGGTGAAATCTTGGCAGTGGGAGATTTTGGTCGCCTGATAGGAGCCGAACCTGTGGACACCCAACATTCTCATAGCCGAATCTTAGTCATAGAAGCCCCAGAACCTCAAGATGTAAGCTTAAGAGTGATGCGGATGGGATTAGCCGTTTCTCAGGTAGAAGGGGTGTTGTCGCTGAATACAGAGGAAATTGTTTCAGCAGTAGAAGTGAGCGAAGAACTCGCTCCGCTGCTTAAAGGTCTTTATGACTCTGAGGGACGGTTAGTGATGATTTTGGATGTTGAAGCGATCGCACAATCTGATCGCTGGTAA
- a CDS encoding response regulator transcription factor: MLKVLVVDDVPSELELICRILQEAGMSVIRAGDGAEAIASIRKTPPDLVILDVVMPRMNGFEVIRELRENEATKNLPVVFCTQKNTELDQTWGTDLGADAYLGKPFDPQQLLNIVRRLA; encoded by the coding sequence ATGTTAAAAGTTTTAGTCGTAGACGATGTTCCAAGTGAATTGGAGCTAATTTGCCGTATTTTACAAGAAGCGGGAATGAGTGTTATTCGTGCCGGTGATGGAGCGGAAGCGATTGCTAGTATCCGAAAAACTCCACCGGATTTGGTAATTTTAGACGTTGTGATGCCTCGGATGAATGGATTTGAAGTAATCCGAGAGCTGCGAGAAAATGAAGCAACGAAAAATTTGCCGGTGGTGTTTTGCACTCAAAAAAACACTGAGCTTGACCAAACTTGGGGGACGGATCTGGGAGCGGATGCCTATCTCGGTAAACCCTTTGACCCCCAACAATTGCTTAACATTGTGCGGCGTCTGGCGTGA
- a CDS encoding response regulator, with amino-acid sequence MPSTSRNSKPTIMAVDDSAVMHNLVKRALEEDYRVLVADNAVDALSLIYHEPISVLLLDVSMPGIDGLELCRTVRNLPQFHKLPIIMLTARDGMFDKVQGRLAGATEYLTKPFDAEQLCQVVKKFTEALVPPDVKPTF; translated from the coding sequence ATGCCGTCTACAAGTAGGAACTCGAAACCAACCATTATGGCTGTGGATGATAGTGCGGTGATGCACAATCTAGTCAAACGTGCGTTGGAAGAGGATTATCGGGTTTTAGTGGCAGATAATGCAGTGGATGCGCTGTCTTTGATTTACCACGAGCCAATATCAGTTTTGTTGCTGGATGTTTCCATGCCGGGGATTGATGGTTTGGAACTTTGTCGCACAGTGCGGAATTTACCTCAATTTCACAAGTTGCCGATCATTATGTTGACTGCACGAGATGGAATGTTTGACAAAGTACAAGGACGTCTTGCCGGCGCGACAGAGTATTTAACTAAGCCCTTTGACGCAGAGCAACTGTGTCAAGTGGTTAAAAAATTTACGGAAGCTTTGGTGCCGCCTGATGTGAAACCAACTTTCTAA
- the purQ gene encoding phosphoribosylformylglycinamidine synthase subunit PurQ has translation MKFGVVVFPGSNCDRDVVWVTQGILGQPTRTIWHEETDLSDIDVVVIPGGFSYGDYLRCGAIARFSPVMREVVKHASEGKFVLGICNGFQVLTEAGLLPGALTRNQDLHFICDRVPVKVERTGTPWTSAYAVGEVIELPIAHGEGRYYADADTLAQLEDNGQILFRYCTAGGEVSKAGNSNGSLNNIAGICNHKGNVLGMMPHPERASDPMVGGTDGVALFEGLLASAVRLRVASRS, from the coding sequence ATGAAATTTGGGGTTGTTGTTTTTCCGGGTTCAAATTGTGATCGCGATGTGGTTTGGGTGACTCAAGGCATTCTTGGGCAACCGACGCGCACGATCTGGCATGAAGAGACGGATCTTTCTGATATCGATGTGGTGGTGATTCCTGGCGGCTTCAGCTACGGGGATTATTTGCGGTGTGGGGCAATCGCTCGCTTTTCGCCGGTGATGCGGGAGGTTGTGAAACACGCATCTGAGGGTAAGTTTGTCCTGGGAATTTGCAATGGTTTCCAAGTGCTGACGGAGGCAGGACTTTTGCCAGGGGCGCTGACTCGGAATCAGGATTTGCATTTTATTTGTGATCGGGTGCCGGTTAAGGTAGAGCGCACCGGCACCCCTTGGACATCTGCTTATGCGGTGGGTGAGGTGATTGAGTTGCCGATCGCTCACGGTGAGGGCCGGTATTATGCTGATGCGGACACCCTGGCTCAGTTGGAGGATAATGGCCAAATCTTGTTCCGTTATTGCACGGCAGGCGGTGAGGTGAGCAAGGCCGGCAATAGCAATGGTTCTTTAAATAATATTGCGGGGATTTGCAATCATAAGGGAAATGTGCTCGGAATGATGCCCCATCCAGAGCGGGCATCTGATCCAATGGTGGGAGGCACAGATGGGGTGGCGCTGTTTGAGGGTTTGTTGGCCTCGGCGGTGCGTTTGCGGGTGGCCTCTCGGTCATAG
- the purS gene encoding phosphoribosylformylglycinamidine synthase subunit PurS yields the protein MTQTYHAQIYVTLRPSVLDPAGVAVQSGLKHLGYDNVGRVRIGKYVELTLSCADEDEARQQLEQICDQLLANPVIENYRFELTESEVPAETSV from the coding sequence GTGACTCAAACCTATCACGCTCAAATCTATGTTACTCTTCGCCCTTCGGTCTTAGACCCGGCTGGTGTGGCTGTGCAGTCTGGCTTAAAGCATTTAGGATATGACAATGTGGGGCGAGTCCGCATTGGTAAGTATGTTGAGCTGACGCTCTCGTGTGCCGACGAGGATGAGGCACGCCAGCAGTTGGAGCAAATTTGCGATCAGTTATTAGCCAATCCGGTGATTGAAAATTATCGGTTTGAGTTAACTGAGAGCGAGGTGCCGGCGGAAACGAGTGTTTAA
- a CDS encoding Fur family transcriptional regulator, which translates to MKAPRTRSQERILNLLKSLKQAVSAQDIYVELRNRSQGVGLATVYRALESLKLEGVVQVRTLANGESLYGCMQQDQHHLTCLQCGTSIPIDECPVHQLETQLQQSHQFKVFYHTLEFFGLCDQCQPVQATASEF; encoded by the coding sequence ATGAAAGCCCCTCGCACCCGCAGTCAGGAACGCATTCTGAACCTGCTCAAGAGCTTAAAACAAGCTGTTTCAGCTCAAGATATTTATGTAGAGCTACGCAACCGCAGCCAAGGCGTGGGGCTAGCCACCGTTTATCGTGCCTTAGAATCCTTAAAACTTGAAGGGGTTGTTCAGGTGCGAACCTTAGCCAACGGCGAATCCCTCTACGGCTGCATGCAGCAAGATCAACACCACCTCACCTGTTTGCAGTGCGGGACATCCATTCCGATTGACGAATGCCCCGTTCATCAGCTCGAAACCCAGCTGCAACAGTCCCACCAGTTCAAAGTTTTTTACCATACCTTAGAATTTTTTGGGCTGTGCGATCAATGTCAGCCGGTTCAAGCCACCGCTTCAGAATTTTGA
- a CDS encoding SPFH domain-containing protein — protein sequence MEQLFLMVFLALGGSALAGSVKIINQGNAALVETLGKYNGKKLEPGLNFITPFLDRIVYQQTIREKVLDIPPQQCITRDNVSITVDAVVYWRIMDLEKAYYKVENLQSAMVNLVLTQIRAEMGQLELDQTFTARSQINELLLRDLDIATDPWGVKVTRVELRDIIPSKTVQESMELQMSADRRKRAAILTSEGERESAVNSARGKAEALELDAQARKKAAVLDAEAQQQAIILKAQAERQQQVLKAQATSEALQIIAKTLKNDPTTDEALQFLLAQNYIDMGVKIGSSNSSKVMFMDPRSIPATFEGIRSIMGEQVETRD from the coding sequence ATGGAACAGCTATTTCTTATGGTATTTTTGGCTCTCGGTGGTTCTGCACTTGCCGGCTCGGTCAAAATTATCAATCAAGGTAATGCAGCCTTGGTAGAAACCTTGGGTAAATATAACGGTAAAAAACTGGAACCCGGTCTTAATTTTATTACTCCATTTTTGGATCGGATCGTTTACCAGCAAACAATTCGAGAAAAAGTCTTAGACATCCCACCGCAACAGTGTATTACCCGTGACAACGTTTCCATCACGGTTGATGCAGTCGTTTACTGGCGGATCATGGATTTGGAGAAAGCCTACTACAAAGTGGAAAATCTTCAGTCAGCAATGGTGAATTTGGTATTGACTCAAATTCGTGCAGAGATGGGGCAACTCGAACTCGATCAAACTTTTACCGCCCGTTCGCAAATCAATGAATTGTTGCTGCGGGATTTAGATATTGCCACTGATCCTTGGGGAGTGAAGGTGACGCGGGTAGAACTGCGCGATATTATCCCTTCCAAAACCGTGCAGGAATCGATGGAATTGCAAATGTCAGCAGATCGACGCAAACGGGCGGCAATTCTGACGTCTGAAGGAGAGCGAGAATCTGCGGTAAACAGCGCTAGAGGTAAGGCGGAGGCGCTAGAACTCGACGCACAAGCCCGCAAAAAGGCGGCGGTTCTCGATGCAGAAGCTCAGCAGCAGGCGATTATACTCAAAGCCCAAGCAGAACGCCAGCAGCAAGTGCTGAAGGCGCAAGCCACATCTGAGGCGCTGCAAATTATTGCTAAAACCCTTAAAAATGACCCCACGACTGATGAAGCGCTGCAATTCTTACTCGCTCAGAATTATATAGATATGGGGGTTAAGATTGGCAGCAGCAACAGCAGCAAGGTGATGTTTATGGACCCGCGCAGTATCCCAGCAACGTTTGAAGGGATTCGCTCGATCATGGGAGAGCAAGTAGAAACGAGGGATTAG
- a CDS encoding NfeD family protein gives MLLTSTILWLVAGAVLCLMELFLPTAFVEFTMGLSAFAVALVSLTGLNMSLQIGLWMVLSLVLTVLSRRLLPNRKVPTIEDAKEAETLTEILPGQAGRVIYEGNSWRARCEDYQMAIAPNQKVLVVRREGNTLIVVPEHLLHS, from the coding sequence ATGTTATTGACCTCAACAATACTCTGGTTAGTGGCAGGGGCGGTTCTTTGCTTGATGGAGCTATTTTTGCCCACCGCCTTTGTGGAATTTACAATGGGACTGAGCGCCTTTGCCGTCGCGCTTGTCTCCTTGACTGGGTTGAATATGAGCTTGCAGATCGGGCTATGGATGGTACTTTCTCTGGTTCTAACTGTTCTGTCCAGACGGCTGCTGCCCAACCGCAAGGTGCCGACGATTGAGGATGCGAAGGAAGCGGAAACTCTGACAGAGATTTTACCTGGACAGGCCGGTCGAGTGATTTATGAAGGAAATTCTTGGCGTGCCCGGTGTGAGGATTACCAGATGGCAATTGCGCCGAACCAAAAAGTTCTGGTAGTCAGGCGTGAAGGCAACACCCTGATTGTAGTGCCAGAACATCTGCTGCATTCCTAA
- a CDS encoding protein phosphatase 2C domain-containing protein: MSSSEPAIYCINPACANPHNSLGGQVCASCQTPLVYRYLWAVGPEAAQIATGQVIHNRYSVVAPQIWLDTQPAASPDVPQDLPAAILPYLHLYPHRLHVPEVYGFAEVGEGSEATQILLLENVPVDPVGNLYPSVVEAWPAASAVRQVYWLWQILQLWTPLSEQGVAASLLATDNIRVEGWRVWLQELYLDDTGTGKTKSLSKMRLKDLGYYWLSWISGAQPQVADQLKEICEMLRRGQATLEDILAQLNQLLLEQAAELPLRVRVAGATDTGPIREHNEDTCYPTTADVKARNISSNNQLIPHFFVVCDGVGGHEGGEVASQLAVHSLKALVQTLLADTAEAADITSPDVVMQQLEESIRVINNTIAAQNDAQGRSSRQRMGTTLVMALQLPQKIRAASGVEFGNAHELYIAHVGDSRAYWITGDYCQRLTVDDDVSVREVRLGRCLYREALERSDAGALTQALGTRDAEFLRPNIRRFIVEEDGLLLLCSDGLSDNDWVELAWANYAPAVLKGEMPLEAAVQALIDLANDKNGHDNTSVVLAHCRFSPEPLVLFETVQIPTLNKPVESELSEASKALLYDEPAAGEQTVSVQAQPPKRQKSLVSVVVLLGVLLGIGVVGLFAWSQLDRPGFDRLRDGLFPPAQSQ, encoded by the coding sequence ATGAGCAGTTCAGAGCCGGCCATTTACTGTATTAATCCCGCTTGCGCGAATCCCCACAATTCCCTTGGGGGTCAAGTCTGTGCGAGTTGCCAAACGCCTCTGGTATATCGCTATCTTTGGGCTGTTGGCCCAGAAGCAGCGCAGATTGCCACCGGCCAAGTCATTCACAACCGCTACTCGGTGGTTGCACCGCAAATCTGGCTGGACACTCAGCCGGCAGCCTCACCCGATGTTCCCCAAGATTTGCCGGCGGCAATTCTCCCTTACCTGCATTTATATCCTCACCGGCTCCATGTTCCGGAGGTGTACGGGTTTGCCGAAGTTGGGGAGGGATCAGAGGCAACTCAGATTCTCTTGCTGGAAAATGTGCCGGTTGATCCAGTGGGAAACTTGTATCCTTCTGTGGTAGAAGCGTGGCCGGCTGCATCGGCGGTGCGCCAGGTTTACTGGCTGTGGCAAATTCTGCAACTTTGGACGCCTCTATCAGAACAGGGGGTGGCAGCGAGTCTGCTGGCTACAGATAACATTCGGGTTGAAGGTTGGCGGGTGTGGCTGCAGGAACTTTATCTCGATGACACCGGCACCGGCAAAACGAAGTCGCTGTCTAAGATGCGCTTAAAAGATTTGGGATACTATTGGTTGAGTTGGATTTCTGGAGCACAGCCGCAAGTTGCAGACCAACTTAAAGAGATTTGCGAGATGCTGCGGCGCGGTCAGGCCACGCTGGAAGATATCTTAGCCCAACTTAATCAGCTATTGCTAGAACAAGCAGCAGAGTTACCCTTACGTGTGCGGGTTGCCGGCGCTACAGATACCGGCCCCATCCGTGAACACAATGAAGATACCTGCTATCCCACAACAGCAGATGTAAAAGCACGAAACATTTCCTCCAATAACCAGTTAATTCCTCATTTTTTCGTGGTTTGTGATGGAGTTGGGGGTCATGAAGGGGGAGAAGTTGCCAGCCAGTTGGCGGTACATTCCCTGAAAGCGCTAGTACAGACTTTACTTGCAGATACGGCTGAAGCAGCAGATATCACGTCTCCCGATGTGGTGATGCAGCAACTCGAAGAAAGCATTCGGGTGATCAATAATACGATTGCCGCTCAGAATGACGCTCAGGGTCGCTCATCTCGGCAGCGCATGGGAACAACGCTGGTAATGGCTTTGCAGCTACCTCAAAAAATCAGGGCAGCAAGTGGGGTAGAGTTTGGCAATGCTCATGAGCTTTATATTGCTCATGTGGGAGATAGCCGCGCCTATTGGATCACCGGCGATTATTGTCAGCGACTGACTGTAGATGATGATGTATCGGTTCGGGAAGTTCGCTTGGGACGTTGTCTGTATCGGGAGGCGCTAGAGCGATCGGATGCCGGTGCGCTGACTCAAGCGCTGGGAACGCGGGATGCTGAGTTTCTGCGTCCGAACATCCGGCGGTTTATTGTTGAAGAAGATGGCTTGCTGCTGCTTTGTTCGGATGGCTTGAGTGATAATGACTGGGTGGAGCTAGCTTGGGCGAATTACGCGCCGGCAGTGCTTAAGGGTGAAATGCCTCTTGAGGCGGCAGTCCAGGCTTTGATTGATCTGGCGAATGATAAGAATGGTCATGATAATACATCGGTGGTTCTGGCTCACTGCCGGTTCTCTCCTGAACCGTTGGTACTTTTTGAGACGGTGCAAATCCCGACTTTAAACAAGCCGGTGGAGTCTGAACTTTCAGAGGCTTCTAAAGCGCTTCTTTATGATGAACCGGCAGCCGGTGAGCAAACTGTGTCAGTTCAAGCACAACCCCCGAAGCGTCAAAAAAGTTTGGTGAGTGTTGTAGTGCTGTTAGGCGTATTATTGGGAATCGGAGTTGTGGGGTTGTTTGCTTGGTCGCAACTTGATCGTCCGGGTTTTGATCGGCTGCGCGATGGACTTTTCCCTCCGGCGCAATCTCAATAA